In Rahnella aquatilis CIP 78.65 = ATCC 33071, one DNA window encodes the following:
- a CDS encoding ABC transporter substrate-binding protein — protein sequence MQLNVRNLLLLVTLTGAVFATNAGQITLRVADQKGNMRAQLEAANKLDKLPYKIEWSEFPAAAPLAEALNAQAVDVGIIGDAPLLFAQAAGAQVKAIAVDKSDAYGTALLVKPDSPVKSAADLKGKSIATNRGSIGHFVALKALASAGLSAKDVTFRFLPPSDAKLALTQGSVDVWATWEPYTAFAETQDHLRVVVNGRGLWSGNSFLAATDTALKDKAKREAIADYLQRLSDAQIWAYQNLDAYSEKLAKIIGFPLEAAKLGFERRKSYWQPIDAATGTQQQQTADFYHAQGLLPVALNVTGTFDHSFLLK from the coding sequence ATGCAACTGAATGTGAGAAATCTTCTGCTGCTGGTCACGCTGACCGGTGCGGTATTCGCCACAAATGCCGGACAAATTACCCTGCGGGTCGCCGATCAGAAGGGCAATATGCGGGCACAACTGGAAGCGGCGAATAAGCTGGATAAACTGCCGTACAAAATTGAATGGTCAGAGTTCCCGGCCGCTGCGCCGCTGGCAGAAGCGCTGAATGCGCAGGCGGTGGATGTGGGTATTATCGGCGATGCGCCGCTGTTATTTGCGCAAGCAGCAGGCGCACAGGTGAAAGCCATCGCCGTGGATAAGTCAGACGCCTACGGCACCGCGCTTTTGGTGAAACCGGACAGTCCGGTCAAAAGCGCGGCGGATCTGAAAGGCAAAAGTATCGCCACCAACCGCGGTTCTATCGGACATTTTGTTGCGCTGAAAGCCCTTGCCTCTGCCGGGCTGAGCGCCAAAGACGTCACGTTCCGCTTCCTGCCGCCGAGCGATGCAAAACTGGCGCTGACGCAAGGTTCGGTGGATGTCTGGGCGACGTGGGAACCCTACACCGCATTCGCTGAGACTCAGGATCATCTGCGTGTGGTGGTCAATGGCCGCGGTTTGTGGTCGGGTAACAGCTTCCTTGCCGCGACGGATACGGCGCTGAAAGATAAGGCTAAACGCGAGGCCATCGCTGACTATCTTCAACGCCTGAGCGATGCACAGATATGGGCGTATCAAAATCTGGATGCGTACAGCGAAAAACTGGCGAAAATTATCGGTTTCCCGCTGGAGGCCGCAAAGCTTGGGTTCGAGCGCCGTAAATCCTACTGGCAACCGATAGATGCCGCGACCGGGACGCAGCAACAGCAAACGGCGGATTTCTATCATGCGCAGGGATTATTGCCCGTCGCGCTGAACGTCACCGGCACCTTTGATCATTCGTTCCTGCTGAAATAA
- a CDS encoding DJ-1/PfpI family protein, with translation MSDFPALSIGMLLFPQLTQLDLTGPFEVFARAPGAKIHLIWKTSDPVTSDRGMRILPTHTFENCPELDVICIPGGPGQIKLMSDDETLTFIRHKSENARLVTSVCTGSLVLGAAGLLQGYKATSHWASLDQLTLLGAEPVNERVVRDRNRITGAGVTSGIDFALNVIADIYGNDIAQGIQLQMEYDPEPPFLSGSPRVASAKHVEQAQKNMASFIETRRLATAAAGLKLRKG, from the coding sequence ATGAGCGACTTTCCGGCTTTATCAATCGGCATGCTTTTGTTTCCGCAACTTACACAATTGGATCTGACGGGGCCATTTGAAGTCTTCGCCAGAGCACCGGGGGCCAAAATCCATCTTATCTGGAAAACGTCGGATCCCGTGACGTCTGACCGGGGCATGCGTATTTTACCCACCCATACATTTGAAAATTGCCCTGAACTGGATGTCATCTGCATCCCCGGTGGACCCGGCCAGATAAAACTGATGTCCGATGATGAGACGCTCACTTTTATTCGCCATAAAAGTGAAAATGCCCGGCTGGTGACTTCAGTATGCACAGGTTCTCTTGTGCTTGGCGCAGCGGGCCTGTTACAGGGTTACAAAGCCACGTCCCACTGGGCTTCGCTTGACCAACTTACCTTACTCGGTGCCGAGCCCGTGAATGAACGCGTGGTCAGGGATCGCAACAGGATTACCGGTGCGGGGGTAACATCAGGCATAGATTTCGCTTTAAATGTCATTGCCGATATTTATGGCAACGACATAGCGCAAGGTATTCAGTTGCAAATGGAATACGACCCTGAACCGCCCTTTTTATCAGGTTCTCCCCGTGTGGCATCCGCGAAACACGTTGAGCAGGCCCAAAAAAACATGGCCTCCTTTATTGAGACAAGGCGCCTCGCGACAGCCGCCGCAGGGCTTAAATTACGCAAAGGCTAG
- a CDS encoding pirin family protein — translation MTRKIVQQYKAYRDDIRDLQTRRPLPGPQLEQLEQLDPFLFLNHHGPQVYAPDNLGLPFGPHPHRGFETVTFILRGELAHSDTGGHESIIGPGGVQWMTAGSGLIHSELSPESFKRNGGELEILQLWVNLPSRLKMTAPGYVGLQAYEIPQISLSKGQGTINLISGSIAGVTGPIDSLTGVTMMTVQMTAGSEVTLPAPVARQVFLYTVKGRLMIDNTEALAWHLIEMDNSEDRVTLTAKDDATFLFGHADKINEPVVSHGPFVMNTTQEINQAILDYQAGKFDVKL, via the coding sequence ATGACCCGTAAAATTGTTCAGCAATACAAAGCGTATCGCGATGATATTCGTGATTTGCAAACCCGCCGTCCGCTGCCCGGACCGCAGCTCGAACAACTCGAACAACTCGATCCTTTCCTGTTTCTCAATCATCACGGTCCGCAGGTGTACGCGCCGGATAATCTCGGACTTCCGTTTGGTCCGCATCCGCACCGCGGGTTTGAAACCGTGACATTTATTCTGCGTGGCGAGCTGGCGCACAGCGATACCGGCGGTCATGAAAGCATTATCGGTCCCGGCGGTGTGCAATGGATGACCGCGGGTTCAGGCCTGATCCATTCGGAGCTGTCGCCGGAATCGTTTAAACGTAACGGTGGCGAACTGGAAATTCTGCAACTCTGGGTTAACCTGCCTTCCCGCCTGAAAATGACCGCTCCGGGCTATGTCGGTTTGCAGGCATACGAGATCCCTCAGATCTCACTGAGCAAAGGTCAGGGCACCATCAACCTGATTTCCGGCAGCATCGCGGGCGTCACCGGCCCGATCGATTCCCTCACCGGCGTGACCATGATGACTGTACAGATGACAGCGGGCAGCGAAGTGACCTTACCGGCACCTGTCGCGCGTCAGGTGTTTCTGTATACCGTTAAAGGTCGTCTCATGATTGATAATACTGAGGCACTGGCGTGGCATCTGATTGAGATGGATAACAGCGAAGACCGCGTAACCCTGACGGCAAAAGATGACGCAACTTTCCTGTTCGGCCATGCCGATAAAATCAATGAACCGGTGGTCTCACACGGGCCGTTTGTGATGAATACGACACAGGAAATCAATCAGGCCATTCTCGACTATCAGGCCGGGAAATTTGACGTGAAGTTATGA